The DNA window GCAGACGCTGATCCGCCGGATCGCAATCACCCAGCCGACGCGCAGTCCAGGCATCAAGATTTTAGAGAAGGTCCCGACGTAGAGGACGCCAGCGCTCAGGTCGCCGCGTGAATCCATCCGAGCCGCGAGCTCAAGAACGTGAGGCAAAGGATTGCCGTCGAACCGAAGCTCGCCGTAAGGATCATCCTCCAACAAAGCGACGTTATGTTCGCGCACGAACTCCGCCAGACGCTGCCGTCGATCCCGGCCCAACGTCGTGCCTTGAGGATTCTGAAAATTCGGAATCGTGTAGATCAGTTTCGGACGGCTCTGGATGCATCGCTCCAGTTCCTCAACGCGCATTCCGTCACTGTCGGATGGAACGGCCTGGAATCGGACACCCAGCGGGCGCCAGGCCGACAGCAGCGCCAGATACGTGGGGTTCTCGACGATGACTGTGTCGCCTTCGTCGAGCAAGATGCGCCCGATCAAATCGAGCGCTTGTTGCGCGCCGGTGGTGATCACGACGTTGTTGCGGGTGATCGGCAATCCTGGACGGGCGAGTCGGCTCGCGATCCAATCCCGCAATTCGCCGAGGCCTTCCGTCTCGCCATATTGCAGCGCCGCCGGCCCGACACGCGCGAGGACGCTTTTGGTGGCTTCCAGGACTTCCTGAATTGGAAACAGCTCGGCTGCGGGCAATCCGCCAGCGAATGAGATCATATCCGGCTGCGCGGTCAATTTCAGCAACTCGCGAACCGCGGTGCGTTTCATGTGCTGCGTGCGCCGGGCAAAGGTGGCGGTGCATTTCATAAATGTGTTCAGTTCTGTAACCCCTCAGTTAGTTAACGAAGGTGGAGCGAGGCTCCCGCCGAGGTTTTCTTCGATGGCATTGGCTCGGCAGGAGCCTCGCCCCACCTTGATTGAGAGGTACCCGCTTAGGCGATCATGCGGCCCCCTGGCGAAAGCTTGATTCTGGTATCAATCCTGCATTAAAGCGAGGTATGTCACAACTGTTTGGCGGACGGCTTCAAGGGTGGAACATGATTCACGCATCGCAGATGGGGCCGAAGAACGGCCGGGATGGGACTGTGGACCGCTGTCGCCAATCCCAAGCGGATTGCGTCCTCCAGCCCAGGGTTGCGAGTCACGAACAACCCTGGGTAAAGAGATCGACAAGGAGCCAACCCCAAAGGGGTTGCGCCTCTCCCATGCACCGAAGACACAACCCCGTTGGGGTTGATCCGATGTTCGTCGAATTCCCCAGGGTAGCTCGTTCCTCGCAACCCTGGGCTTTGGGGCAGAATCCCGTTGGGATTCTAAGCGGGAGAATTGCGTGGAAACAGCAGAGGAGCGCACACTCCAAAACCTCGCGGCGAATTGGCGGGTCCTGCGAAGTTGCCTGTTCCCAAAGCACCTGCTCACGGACCATGAGTCAGGCAGGGCGAGTCCGTCCCGGCGAGCCGCTCGACGTGCGTGGAACACGTCCGACTCGGCTCGCTGGGGACAGGCTCGCCCTACCGTCAGGTTCATGTGAAGGCCGGGGCATGCGCCTTCTGCTTCTTGTGATTGCCTTAGCCGGTTGCTTGTCAAGTCGGGAAGCCCGCGCGCAGATCGTCTTCAGCGAAATCATGTATCATCCCGTCGAAGAGCCGGCGTTCCACGCGGATGGCAGCCCGGTGCTCGACCTCTATGAAGACGTGCATGAATTTGTCGAAGTCCACAATGCAGGAACCGCCCCGGTGGATTTGTCCGGCTGGCAGATCGCCGGCGGGGTTCGTTACACGTTTCCGCCGAATTCCGCTATCCAACCCGGAGCTTACCGCGTGATCGCGAAAAACCCCGGGCGATTGGCAGCCGTGCCCGCATACGGGCTGGCCTTGCCCGACCTGTTCGGGCCTTACACCAACCAACTCGGCAATGCCAAGGACACGCTCCGCTTGCTAAAGGCCAATGGCGAACTGGCTGATGCGGTGAGTTATTCAGCCGAGTTTCCGTGGGCGATCAGCGCGGATGGACTGGGCGCCAACGAAGACTTCACCGGCCTGAATCATTTGGATTACCAGTATCGCGGGCGGTCGCTCGAACGGGTCAGTTTCACGCACTCGCCCAACGATCCGGCCAACTGGCTCGTCTCGCCCTTGCCCGGCAACCCGAGTCCGGGCAAGCCCAACGCAGTCAGCCGTCCAGTTCCCAAGCCGGTGATCATTCATTTCAGCGTCACGCAGGATTCCGACGAAGCCGCCATCATCCGCAACGGTCAACCCGTGAGAATCGCTTGCACGTTTTCGGCAGCCGCCTCGGTGTCTGGCGTGGCCGTGGAATGGTTCCTCGATAACATCAACGCGACCGACGAGCCGCGCACAGTCACATCGATGTCCGGGAGCGGCCCCGGCACGCCGGTCCGGTTCAGCGCCGTTCTGCCGGGCCAGCCGAATCGCACCATCGTGCGTTATCGCTTCCGTGCAGACCAAGGGACGGGCGATGAAGTCGTATCGCCTCGCGCGGACGATCCGTTTCCATGGCACGCGTATTTCGTGACGCCGGTCCGCACGTCCACCAAGCCGATCTATGACTGCTTCATTTCGTCGAACAGTCTGGCGATTCTCCAGCGGAACATTTCGCAAAGTCCCAAGCGCGTGACGACACCCGATCCGCCAGGCCGCCCGAGACTTTCCTGGAACGCCACGGAGCCGGCCATCCTGGTTCACGAAGGCGTGGTGTACGACATCCGAATGCGCCATCATGGCAGCCGCTACAACCGCCGCGCCGAACGCTATTCGCTCAAATGGCAATTCCCGCGCTACAAGAAATTCAACGGCGTCACGGGCATTTTCGAGACGGACAAAGGGAATGATTTCATCGTTGGCCACAATCTTTTCATCGAGGCCGGCTTCCCCGTTTCCAAGGTTCGATACGTCGATCTCTACCTCAACGACCGCGCGGTCATGCAACGCCTGGAGCAAGGTGAATTCGACGGCGACATGCTCGATGAGTTCCACCAGGCCCAGCAGCGATTGAATCCCGGCACTCCTCTCGAACCGAGCGGCGAAATCTACAAAGCGGTGGGGACAATCGACATGCCCGGCGAAGGCCCGTACGGCCGGGGCGATGGGCGCAAGCTCGTCAAGCCGGGTTACTGGACGGACCTTCAAATGTACGATTGGAGCTTCGCGCTGCAAAACAACGGCTGGCGCGGCTCCTACTACTTCAAGCAAATGATCGATGCCATGTGGGCCGCGCGCGGCGACACCCCTGCGGCGCTCAATCCGAACCTCGCGGCCTTGCGCGCCTACTTCACCAACTACTTCGACATTGATGAGATGCTCGATTACATCGCCATCGAGAATTGGTGCTGCCCTTGGGACGACACGACGCAAAACCATTTCTTCTGGCAAAAGCGCAACGGGAAATGGGGAATGCTCCCGTGGGATTGCGATGCCTGGTATGGCCGCGGCGATAACACGCCCGCCAGTTCTTCGATCTACATCGGCGAAGTGGGCGATCGGAACAACAACTTCCGCGGACCGAATTTTTTCAAGGACAGTTTCATCAAGGCGTTTCGGGAAGAGTATAAGCGGCGGCTTTACCTGTTGAACAATACGTTCCTTCATCCGGAGAACATCAGCGCGATGGGCTTTGGGAGCATCCGGACGTTCGCCAACGCCCGTTTCACCGCCGTGAATACCCAGTGCGGATTCGGCCCATTCCAGCGGCCCATCAAACCCGTGAATCTTGCGCCTGCCAGCAGCGGCGCGGCGCTTCCACCCGCTCTGTTGCAGGCTTCCGCTTACGGCCATAGCGCGAGTTCCGCGCCGGCTCACGCGAAGACGACCTGGGAAATCCGGAGCAGCAACGGGTCCTACCGTGCTCCGGTTTGGAAGACGACCAGCGCCGCGAACCTCACTTCAATCCCGGTTCCTTTTGAGGAGTTGAATTTCGGCGAGACGTATTACTGGCGCTGCGCCTATCTTGATGCGAACGATCATCCCTCGCTGGCTTCCGATGAAACCGCCTTCAACTTCGGCGCGGCTCCGTCCCAACTCGTGCTCCTGGGAATCGACACCACCACCAAGTGGAAATTCAATCAGAGTGCCGATCTGACCGGGATCAATTGGACCGCGCCGGCTTACCAGGATGCGGCGTGGGCTTCGGGGAGCGCGCTGTTGGCCGTGGAAACGGCCGCCTTGCCGGAACCCATCCGCACGCCGCTCACGTTGGGGCGCACAACGTATTACTTCCGCGCCAAATTCAATTTCCCGTCCCCGCCGCGTGGAACCGAGCTTCGATTGCGCCATGTAATCGACGACGGAGGCATCGTTTACCTCAATGGCGCCGAAGTGTTGCGCACGGGAATGCCGGCCGGCTCGGCAAGTTTCTCCACGCTCGCCACCCGCACCGTGGGCGACGCCGTCTATGAAGGGCCGTTCGCAATCTCAACCGCCAGCCTTGCGCAAGGCGAGAACGTTCTTGCAGTGGAAGTCCACCAATCCGCCAACAACAGCTCGGACATCGTGTTCGGCCTCTCGTTGGAGGCGACGGTTCCCGCGATCACGGGAGATTTGGTGCTGAACGAAATCGCCGCGCGCAACCGAGGTTCTGTGCCGAACGGCGCCCAGACGCCGGATTGGATCGAGTTGTTCAATAGCAGCAACCAGACGCTGGACTTAAGCGGCATGGGCCTCAGCGACGATATGCTCGTGCCGAATCGCTACGTGTTCCCGCCAAACACGCGCATTGCCGCGCAAGGTTACCTCACCGTTTGGTGCGACAGCCAAACCAATGCTCCGGGCCTCCACACGGGCTTTGGCTTGAATGACAGAGGCCAAACCGTCGCGCTGTTCGCGCCCTCGGCCAACGGCTTCGCGGTGCGCGATTACGTGACGTTCGGCCCGCAAGCCGCGGACCTGACGATTGGACGGCTTGCGAACGGCACAGGCGCCTGGCAGTTGACCGAACCAACGCCGGGCCGGGAGAATCGCGCCAGGGCGCTGGGCT is part of the Verrucomicrobiota bacterium genome and encodes:
- a CDS encoding PLP-dependent aminotransferase family protein, which produces MKCTATFARRTQHMKRTAVRELLKLTAQPDMISFAGGLPAAELFPIQEVLEATKSVLARVGPAALQYGETEGLGELRDWIASRLARPGLPITRNNVVITTGAQQALDLIGRILLDEGDTVIVENPTYLALLSAWRPLGVRFQAVPSDSDGMRVEELERCIQSRPKLIYTIPNFQNPQGTTLGRDRRQRLAEFVREHNVALLEDDPYGELRFDGNPLPHVLELAARMDSRGDLSAGVLYVGTFSKILMPGLRVGWVIAIRRISVCCEAFCRRSRDTPKRRNFKDPLW